The Nitrospira tepida genome includes a window with the following:
- a CDS encoding dihydrolipoyl dehydrogenase family protein, producing MTHDVIVIGGGSAGYAAARTARDAGADVGIVDQGPLGGLCILRGCMPSKAILRSAEIAALMKRAKEFGLEPVPVRADLSAIVDRKNRLVQEFAEDRIKALKDPRFTLYQARARFTSPHEILVGETVLTARSFIVATGSIPCDVPIPGLKEAGYETSDSILDLREQPASLVVLGGGAVATEFGQFFARIGSCVMILQRGDHLLSDFDDEVGQTVETAFRQEGIEVHLDCQVRRVTCQGGEKVVEFEQAGRVRSVAAELILQALGRKANIAGLNLEVAGVAVRDGRMMLNEEMRTSQPHIFAVGDVNDLNPIVHIAIQQGEIAGYNATHPTAVPKRIDNRLDSDVIFTDPQVAAVGWSEKVCRRRGVPYLAASYPFADHGKALCSGQTQGFVKLLCHPRTGQLLGAQVVGPEAGELVHELAAVMYYRGTVQDLLRIPHYHPTLAEIVTYPAEELVARLQAEDHVGSRAQQ from the coding sequence ATGACTCACGATGTCATCGTCATCGGCGGCGGATCGGCAGGCTACGCGGCGGCGCGAACGGCCCGCGACGCGGGGGCCGACGTCGGGATTGTCGACCAGGGTCCGCTCGGCGGGCTCTGTATCCTGCGGGGCTGCATGCCCAGCAAGGCGATCTTGCGCTCGGCGGAGATCGCCGCGCTGATGAAGCGAGCCAAGGAATTCGGATTAGAGCCGGTCCCGGTGCGCGCGGACTTGAGCGCCATTGTCGATCGAAAAAATCGCCTGGTCCAAGAATTTGCGGAGGACAGGATCAAGGCGCTGAAGGATCCACGCTTTACGCTCTACCAAGCGCGCGCCCGGTTTACATCCCCCCACGAAATTCTGGTCGGAGAAACCGTGCTGACGGCCCGCTCGTTCATCGTCGCGACCGGGTCGATCCCCTGCGACGTCCCCATTCCAGGGTTGAAGGAAGCGGGCTATGAAACCAGCGACAGCATCTTGGACCTCCGTGAGCAGCCGGCCTCGCTGGTTGTCCTTGGAGGCGGCGCCGTCGCCACGGAGTTCGGGCAGTTCTTCGCGCGCATCGGTTCCTGCGTCATGATCCTGCAAAGGGGGGACCATCTCCTGTCCGATTTCGATGACGAGGTCGGACAAACGGTGGAAACGGCGTTTCGGCAGGAAGGCATCGAGGTGCACCTGGACTGTCAAGTGAGGCGCGTGACCTGCCAAGGCGGCGAGAAGGTGGTCGAATTCGAACAGGCCGGTCGGGTTCGAAGCGTGGCCGCCGAGCTGATCCTGCAAGCCTTGGGGCGCAAGGCCAACATCGCCGGGTTGAATCTGGAGGTGGCGGGAGTGGCCGTCAGGGATGGTCGCATGATGCTGAACGAGGAGATGCGGACGTCGCAGCCGCATATTTTTGCCGTCGGCGATGTCAACGATCTGAACCCCATCGTGCATATTGCCATCCAGCAGGGAGAGATCGCCGGCTACAACGCCACCCATCCGACAGCCGTGCCGAAACGGATCGATAACCGGCTTGACTCCGACGTCATCTTTACCGATCCGCAGGTGGCGGCCGTAGGATGGAGTGAAAAGGTATGCCGCCGGCGTGGCGTCCCGTACCTTGCGGCCTCGTACCCCTTTGCCGATCACGGCAAAGCCCTCTGTTCCGGCCAGACCCAGGGATTCGTCAAGCTGCTCTGCCACCCTCGGACCGGCCAGCTCCTCGGCGCCCAGGTCGTGGGACCGGAGGCGGGGGAACTCGTTCACGAACTGGCGGCCGTCATGTATTACCGCGGAACTGTGCAAGATCTGTTACGTATCCCGCACTACCATCCGACCTTGGCGGAGATCGTCACCTATCCTGCCGAAGAACTTGTGGCCAGGCTTCAGGCCGAGGACCATGTTGGGAGCCGGGCGCAACAATGA
- the xth gene encoding exodeoxyribonuclease III, producing MKIATFNVNSLRKRLPIVLAWLEAHRPDVLCLQETKVQDSEFPLLAFESTGYHVTFRGMKSYNGVAVLSRAKPEQVFYGFDEGEERDDSRLVRVVIAGLPIVNTYVPQGFEIDSPKYQYKLMWYARLRNYFDRHLSPDQPAVWCGDMNVAPRPIDVHSPEKHLKHVCYHEAARKAYEDTVGWGFEDVFCKLHPDVRQYTFWDYRAPSSLEANKGWRIDHILTTKPLAERCRAVEVDVGPRRAKDPSDHTFLWAEFSI from the coding sequence ATGAAGATCGCCACGTTCAACGTCAATTCCCTCAGAAAGCGGCTGCCGATCGTGCTGGCCTGGCTGGAGGCCCATCGCCCGGATGTCCTGTGTCTGCAGGAGACCAAGGTTCAGGATTCCGAGTTTCCCTTGTTGGCGTTTGAGTCGACAGGGTACCACGTCACATTCCGTGGCATGAAGTCTTACAACGGGGTGGCGGTCCTGAGCCGCGCGAAGCCGGAGCAGGTGTTCTATGGGTTCGATGAAGGGGAGGAGAGGGACGACTCACGCCTGGTGCGCGTCGTCATTGCGGGGCTGCCGATCGTGAATACCTACGTACCCCAGGGGTTCGAAATCGATTCACCCAAATATCAATATAAGCTGATGTGGTATGCGCGGCTCCGGAACTATTTCGACAGACACCTCTCGCCCGACCAACCGGCCGTCTGGTGCGGGGACATGAACGTCGCCCCGAGGCCGATCGACGTCCACAGCCCGGAGAAACACCTGAAACATGTTTGCTACCACGAAGCGGCGCGGAAAGCGTATGAGGATACGGTCGGATGGGGATTTGAGGATGTCTTTTGTAAACTGCACCCGGATGTCAGACAGTATACCTTTTGGGACTATCGGGCACCGAGTTCACTGGAAGCAAACAAAGGATGGAGGATCGATCACATCCTGACAACCAAACCCTTGGCCGAGCGCTGTCGAGCAGTAGAGGTGGACGTCGGGCCGAGGCGAGCGAAAGATCCATCAGATCATACGTTTCTCTGGGCGGAGTTTTCGATCTAA
- a CDS encoding tetratricopeptide repeat protein codes for MRFVRTVPSGIAVKQLILPCALILAVGSFGNSCTSRSWEETLAAGQRAFEQRNYTEAERQFRAAVKKAETFGQEDRRVAVSLSQLADVYAAQRRYVEAEPVYGRALAIYQVVHGEDHPDVAAVLNNLGVVHRLHGQFSEAEPLLKRALAIKEKVHGPDHVEVAVTLGNLGQLYSAQGRYADAEPYYRRALAVREKVLGDMHPDVAKSLEDYAVLLRTMGREKEALPLESRAQGIRVRGLSPPQPAKSSG; via the coding sequence ATGAGATTTGTCCGAACCGTTCCGTCGGGGATTGCGGTCAAGCAACTCATCCTGCCCTGTGCACTGATACTCGCGGTTGGGTCGTTCGGGAATTCGTGCACGAGCCGGTCGTGGGAGGAAACCCTGGCGGCGGGACAGCGCGCATTTGAACAGCGCAACTACACAGAAGCCGAGCGACAGTTCCGGGCCGCCGTGAAGAAGGCCGAGACCTTCGGGCAGGAGGATCGGCGGGTTGCGGTCTCACTCTCGCAATTGGCGGACGTCTACGCCGCCCAACGGCGGTACGTCGAGGCGGAACCGGTCTATGGACGGGCCTTGGCCATCTACCAGGTGGTTCACGGTGAGGACCATCCGGACGTCGCCGCCGTGCTCAATAATTTGGGCGTCGTGCATCGCCTCCATGGGCAGTTCAGCGAAGCGGAGCCGCTATTGAAGCGTGCCTTGGCTATCAAAGAGAAGGTCCACGGGCCCGACCATGTGGAGGTGGCTGTCACTCTTGGCAACCTGGGCCAGCTCTACTCGGCGCAGGGGCGGTACGCCGATGCTGAGCCCTACTATCGACGCGCGCTGGCAGTGCGCGAAAAGGTTCTGGGCGACATGCATCCGGACGTGGCCAAGAGTCTGGAGGATTATGCGGTCCTGCTCCGGACGATGGGGCGCGAGAAAGAGGCGCTGCCGCTTGAATCCCGCGCCCAAGGCATTCGAGTGAGGGGACTCTCGCCGCCCCAACCGGCAAAATCATCCGGTTGA
- a CDS encoding cupredoxin domain-containing protein, with protein MASSTASILWWLDRSFDHALAPLVLLIACLPIGCDPAVQSVHIAVQDNRFVPDHLILTSEKPINLTLMNEGREVHEFDSQLFTAAMTNILTIEPVERRTQRPWRLNPGDRLSITFSAPPGTYVFYCARKGHPGMSGTLVLKSGVSPRPSSSASGRSEPPPRHARR; from the coding sequence ATGGCATCTTCCACGGCTTCCATCCTCTGGTGGCTCGACCGCTCCTTCGATCATGCTCTCGCTCCGCTTGTCCTGTTGATCGCTTGCCTCCCGATCGGTTGCGATCCGGCTGTCCAATCTGTGCACATCGCCGTTCAGGACAATCGTTTTGTGCCCGATCACCTGATCCTCACCAGCGAGAAGCCGATCAACCTCACGCTCATGAACGAGGGCCGCGAGGTCCACGAGTTCGACAGCCAACTGTTCACCGCCGCAATGACCAACATCCTCACTATCGAGCCGGTTGAGCGTCGGACCCAGCGGCCCTGGCGACTAAATCCGGGAGACAGACTGTCCATCACTTTCAGCGCTCCGCCCGGAACCTATGTGTTTTACTGTGCGCGCAAGGGGCACCCTGGGATGAGCGGCACCTTGGTCCTCAAATCTGGCGTCAGTCCCCGCCCATCCTCTTCTGCTTCCGGCCGGTCAGAGCCCCCGCCGCGGCACGCCCGGCGATAA
- a CDS encoding mechanosensitive ion channel domain-containing protein, producing MTAWLPSLDSSLFVDGVKSLTLLLGVLVLRALLVRWVSSQKGLTVEERRRWIINIRNGMVFVFAAGLVSIWAHELQAFAVSLIALAAALVLATKELILCMSGAALRAGARFFSIGDRIQISNHRGIVLDHDLFATTLLEIGPGQSSHLTTGRVVVLPNSLFFTTPLVNETFSKDYVFHVTVVPLAAEDDWRRAERVLLEAAQTECADYIQGAAQYLHDLEERNLLEAPNPEPKVTLQLDQPGRINLVLRFPVPVRGRARTEQAILRRYLTAMSDGRFKGATGS from the coding sequence ATGACGGCCTGGCTTCCCTCTCTCGACAGCTCGCTGTTCGTCGATGGCGTGAAATCGCTGACGCTGCTTCTGGGGGTGCTGGTCCTCCGAGCCCTGCTGGTGCGATGGGTGAGCAGCCAGAAGGGCTTGACCGTCGAGGAACGCCGCCGATGGATCATCAACATTCGGAACGGCATGGTGTTCGTCTTCGCGGCGGGGTTGGTCTCGATTTGGGCTCACGAACTCCAGGCCTTCGCGGTGTCGTTGATCGCGCTCGCCGCGGCGCTGGTGCTGGCAACGAAGGAATTGATCCTCTGCATGAGCGGAGCGGCTTTGCGGGCGGGCGCGCGGTTTTTCTCCATCGGCGACCGCATTCAGATCAGCAACCATCGCGGAATCGTCCTGGATCATGATCTGTTCGCGACCACGCTCCTTGAGATCGGTCCCGGCCAGTCCTCGCACCTGACAACGGGTCGGGTCGTGGTGCTCCCGAACAGCCTGTTCTTCACCACCCCGCTCGTAAACGAAACGTTCTCTAAGGATTACGTGTTCCACGTGACGGTCGTCCCCCTGGCGGCGGAGGATGATTGGCGGCGGGCCGAACGGGTCCTGCTGGAAGCCGCCCAGACGGAATGTGCGGACTATATTCAAGGTGCCGCCCAGTACCTCCATGACCTGGAGGAGCGGAATCTCTTGGAAGCGCCCAATCCGGAGCCCAAGGTGACGCTCCAGCTCGACCAGCCGGGGCGGATCAATCTGGTGCTGCGATTCCCGGTTCCGGTGCGCGGCCGCGCCCGAACCGAGCAGGCGATTCTGCGCCGTTATTTAACGGCGATGAGCGACGGGCGATTCAAGGGGGCGACAGGATCATAA
- a CDS encoding NAD(P)/FAD-dependent oxidoreductase, with the protein MVIVGAGAAGLAGAIFAAETLSGTARRVVLLDGATTIGAKILVSGGGRCNVSHYEVRPEDFHGPRVLIRNVLAAFPVQATIEWFASLGVELKREETGKLFPVTDRARTVLDALIRRCRDLNVEILTGHRVSEATIIPSASNQPTGPTFLIRYQQGTMQARYIMLATGGRSLPRSGSDGSGWAIARSFGHHVTPTAPALVPLVLEDTFPHAALSGVSMTVELSTLVNGRQIDRRTGSLLWTHVGVSGPVVMDASRFYSLAKQAGDPVEVRCNFVPGSDAQAVDRELVRRIGASPHLSVKKLLAAYVTERVAEALCRLCRLDPGTPSARLTRDRRTSLVRTLTGVTLPVVRDRGWNYAEVTAGGVPLAEVNFRTMESKLVPGLYLVGEMLDCDGRIGGFNFQWAWATGFIAGRAAAGALTGRKQKRMGGD; encoded by the coding sequence ATGGTTATCGTTGGGGCCGGGGCTGCAGGGTTGGCCGGAGCCATTTTCGCCGCAGAGACCTTGTCGGGGACCGCTCGCCGGGTCGTGCTGTTGGATGGGGCCACGACGATCGGAGCCAAAATTTTGGTTTCGGGCGGAGGGCGGTGCAACGTCTCCCATTACGAAGTGCGCCCGGAAGACTTTCATGGGCCGCGGGTATTGATCCGAAACGTGCTGGCGGCCTTTCCCGTTCAAGCCACCATTGAGTGGTTTGCCTCGCTTGGCGTGGAGCTCAAGCGGGAAGAGACCGGCAAGTTGTTTCCCGTCACTGACCGAGCCCGGACGGTCTTGGATGCCCTGATCCGTCGATGCAGGGATCTGAATGTCGAGATCCTGACCGGCCATCGCGTGTCTGAAGCGACGATCATCCCCTCCGCATCAAACCAGCCAACTGGGCCGACTTTTCTGATCCGGTATCAACAGGGGACGATGCAGGCTCGATATATCATGTTGGCAACCGGCGGGCGCTCCTTGCCACGAAGCGGAAGCGACGGCTCAGGCTGGGCGATCGCCCGTTCGTTCGGGCACCATGTGACGCCGACCGCTCCGGCCTTGGTGCCGCTGGTCTTGGAAGACACCTTCCCTCACGCGGCCCTATCCGGCGTCTCGATGACGGTCGAACTCTCGACGCTTGTGAATGGACGCCAGATCGACCGGCGAACCGGCAGCCTCCTCTGGACACATGTCGGCGTCAGCGGCCCGGTCGTGATGGATGCAAGCCGGTTCTATTCCCTCGCGAAACAGGCCGGTGATCCGGTGGAGGTGCGCTGCAATTTCGTGCCGGGGTCTGATGCTCAGGCCGTGGACCGCGAGTTGGTGCGACGAATCGGCGCCTCCCCGCATCTGTCGGTCAAGAAGCTTCTCGCCGCCTATGTGACCGAGCGTGTCGCGGAGGCGCTCTGCCGCCTGTGCCGCCTCGATCCCGGGACGCCGAGTGCCCGGTTGACCAGAGATCGTCGGACATCATTGGTGCGGACGCTGACGGGAGTGACGCTGCCGGTGGTGCGGGATCGGGGGTGGAACTATGCAGAAGTCACCGCGGGTGGTGTCCCGCTTGCGGAAGTGAATTTCCGCACGATGGAATCCAAGCTGGTGCCGGGACTGTATCTGGTTGGCGAAATGCTGGACTGTGACGGCCGGATCGGTGGATTCAATTTTCAATGGGCCTGGGCCACGGGATTTATCGCCGGGCGTGCCGCGGCGGGGGCTCTGACCGGCCGGAAGCAGAAGAGGATGGGCGGGGACTGA